The genomic DNA GGAACCATTTCTAGAACCAATTCATGATCAACAGCGAAAGCAACAGCAGCATCAAACATAATCTCAAGCGGTTTTACTTTAAAGGTGGGTGGGTATGGCTATAATAATTTTTGAGCCATTCTTCTAGACTTTTACTTATTGCATCCACTACGACGGGTGTAGGCGAGATATGCAAATGATTTTGACTCCACTGCGTTAGGGTAGTGAGTAATGAGCGTTTAATGCTGCTAAGGCGGCGAGAGACTGTATATTGTTTAATTTCTAGCTGTTCAGAGATTTGTTGTTGAGTCAGCTGTTGCTGATAATAAGCTTGGAGTAATTTTTGAGCCTGAATATCCAACGCTGCTAAAGCATCCATCAAAACTTGGTTTAATTGGGCTTGTTGTGTTTCTCTGGTTGTAGACTCTTCTTGGGCAATAATTTCTGTGAGTAAGGATGGTGGTAACTCTGCGGGTAATGTATCTAATAGATTACCTGAGTCTTGCCCCTGAATCGGAGCATCTACAGACACAAACTTGGGGTAAAGAAAATCACGCACCGCTTTAGCGGAGGTACTCAGCCATTTTTCCAAAGTTTCTGGAGTCAGTTGGCTTAAGCTTTGTCTATTGTACAACTGAGTCATTGCTTGCCATGTAGCAGTATCCGGTTTCCCTAATTGACGGATAGTTTGGCTGTCACTGGTGTAGAGTTCCTTAAAACATTCCCAAGCTAAGACGTAATTATTGATAATTTGACTATTAAAACCCGCATTCGTTAAGGAATTTCCCAGCCGTTTGCGACTAATTTTATGCAGTAAAGCCCAATCTGTGCAGATATCCGCTTCCTTTCCTAGACGTAATGAATCTTTGAGGAAACGCTCAAAAGCATATTCTGCATAGCTTTTTAAATTTGTACTGTATTCAGGATTAAAATTTTTGAGAATTTTATAAATGCAGGAAATCGCCATCTGAAAACAATCAGCGATAGAAAATTGACTGATAAAATTTACGGCGATTTTTCTCGAAACCCAATAACAGACTTCTTGTAAATAAGCCGAAATATGTCCCACTGCTATGGGGTTAGATTCTATTTGCCAGATTTTGTACCAATAAAGCACCCAAAAATTATCAGATTGCTGTTGGGGGTATTGTTCTAAGCATCTTTTGATACTTCGCTGGAGTTTGCTATCTGTAGCCCAAACGTTGAACCTATCTGCATCCAACTGCACAAAAGTGGAGAAGATTTCCGTAATGCTCTGTCGGGGTTGCATAAATATTTTGTGAGTATAGAAAATTTAGAGGTTACGAATTTCTACCTAATTGTAATATACAGGACTGCGGGGGAAGCAAAAGTCAAAAATTGACCCTGAGCGTAGCCGAAGGGTAAAAAGTGAAATGCTTGCTGTGAATAGGTTTTGGACTTTTGTTATGTCCTAACCGCCAAGGACGTTGCTATATTTTCGACATTTTGGAAAAAAATTTTTCTCCCAGGTGCATAAACATATAACGCCATCGTATACAGCCACAGAGAGACGCAAGCACAGGTTAATACCTGAAAGCCCAGGTCAATTTATCACAATCATTACCAAATATCAAAGGAAAAAAATCATGTCTAATATCGATATTATCCGCGCTTGGAAAGATGAAGACTATCGCAACAGCTTGAGTGAAGAACAGCGTTCCCAATTACCTGAAAATCCCGCTGGACTCATCGAACTACCTGATGAGGAGTCCGATGCTTTGTCTGGTGGTTGTTCATATTTTACAGGAACTTGTGGACGTGTCTGCGCGGTACTCACACCTAGATATGGCTGCACAATCTGTGGAGGCGGAGGTTTCACATCTTGAGGTAGTGGAATCGAGAACCTAAATAGCCCATTTCGGTATGCGATGTCTACGCCTGTCGCAGGCATCGCAACTTTCTTAAGTAATCTTACTGTAGCACTAAGAAGATTGGGTAGGCGATGGCTTGCCCATTTTCGGAAATTTCCAATAGACCAGGACTTACGCAACAATTGCCAAAAATCTTGATTTATCGAACCGCCAAGCCGCCAAGAACGCCAAGAAAACGTAGATTATGCGTAAGTCCTATAGACATCTCCAGAAAAGAATTAGAGAAGTTCCATGGAACGTCTCTACAAGGGTTATAGAAAACGCACATTTAATTCTCACCAGATGTCTAATGAGATAATTTCATTTTTGTTGATGCGGCAATTGGGCTTTTTTTGATTTTTTACAAATATTTCATTGGTTATTTTTAAGGAAAAAATTATGTCAAATATACAGACAATACAAACTTTAGAATCTGAAGAAATTAAAGTAAATTCAGATAATACAATTAATCAGCCAATTACATTATGTTCTGCTTGGTATCAAGCTATAAATTTATCGGAGCGGATAACATCCTTATCTCTAATTCCCAAAGATTTAAGTTCTAGAAAAATTAATGCTGAATTTGCGGAGCGTCATGTACAGCGATGGAAGTCTTTACCTCCGTTTTCTACTGATTCTTATTTCGCGCAACGTCTAGCAATCAATGGCATAACTGAGGCGGAATTTATTGATTTACTGGGTGAATCAATGGAGGCGGTACGCGATCGCTATCCCAATCCCCCAAAATGGTTAACAGATACAACTTTAGCCTTTTCTGGCCATTTACCGCGACACAATCCAGAAAATCAAAATTTTTTAGATGCGATCGCTCCACTAATCCTCCAAGGATGCGATCGCCTGCGAGCCGGAATTGCATCACTGATTGAAACACAATCTCACCTCCCTTTTGTTCCCAGCACTATTGTAGAAGTGCTTTGGCAAAATCTGCCAGAAAAGTTACTGGGGATGTTAACTCCAACAATGGTTTTGGAACTGAATGTAGCCCGCCTCCAAGGAAATCTCCCAGGGGAAACATCCGCAGCCAGATTCCACAGCTTTTTAGAACATTTATCCCAGCCTGAAAACACACTAAATCTGTTACAAGAGTATCCCGTTTTAGCCCGCCAACTAGCAACAGCGATTGAACAGTGGGTAACATTTAGTTTAGAGTTCTTACAGCACTTATGCTCTGATTGGGAAACAATCCAAAATACTTTTAGCCCAGACAACGATCCCGGCTTGCTGATCGGATTAGATATGAGTGTAGGCGATCGCCATAAAGGTGGACGCAGCGTAGCCATTGCTCAGTTCAGTTCTGGTTTGCAACTAATTTATAAGCCCAAATCATTAGCTGTAGACATTCATTTCCAAGAATTATTACTCTGGTTAAATC from Nodularia sp. LEGE 06071 includes the following:
- a CDS encoding mersacidin/lichenicidin family type 2 lantibiotic; the encoded protein is MSNIDIIRAWKDEDYRNSLSEEQRSQLPENPAGLIELPDEESDALSGGCSYFTGTCGRVCAVLTPRYGCTICGGGGFTS
- a CDS encoding sigma-70 family RNA polymerase sigma factor, translating into MQPRQSITEIFSTFVQLDADRFNVWATDSKLQRSIKRCLEQYPQQQSDNFWVLYWYKIWQIESNPIAVGHISAYLQEVCYWVSRKIAVNFISQFSIADCFQMAISCIYKILKNFNPEYSTNLKSYAEYAFERFLKDSLRLGKEADICTDWALLHKISRKRLGNSLTNAGFNSQIINNYVLAWECFKELYTSDSQTIRQLGKPDTATWQAMTQLYNRQSLSQLTPETLEKWLSTSAKAVRDFLYPKFVSVDAPIQGQDSGNLLDTLPAELPPSLLTEIIAQEESTTRETQQAQLNQVLMDALAALDIQAQKLLQAYYQQQLTQQQISEQLEIKQYTVSRRLSSIKRSLLTTLTQWSQNHLHISPTPVVVDAISKSLEEWLKNYYSHTHPPLK